In Actinomadura citrea, a single window of DNA contains:
- the secA2 gene encoding accessory Sec system translocase SecA2, which yields MALRDRLRRLVQKPGSVDLAPLRALVDEAATRESRVRELPDAELTAAASALREKEDLAELCALGREAARRALGERPFDVQLVGTLALLSGHVAEMATGEGKTLAGALAAAGYALRGHRVHVMSVNDYLARRDAEWMGPLYAMLGVTVGWVGQSSTPAERREAYRADVTYAPVSEVGFDLLRDRLATGAAARVLPEPSVALIDEADSVLVDEAMVPLVLAGADDSGGADPQHADLVRRLRPGLHYATDDEARNVQLTATGAREVERVLGLDLYAPENLAVLTAVNVALHAEVLLHRDVDYIVRDGAVKLVSESRGRVALLQRWPDGLQAAVEAKEALDASPSGEILDSITVQELIGRYPVRCGMTGTAMAVAGQLTEFYSLRIAVVPPNRPCVREDEPDRLYATVADKEVAIVEEIAAAHAGGRPVLVGTGDVAESERLARRLARAGLDRVVLNAKNDAEEAAIIAEAGAHGAITVSTQMAGRGTDIRLGGSPSPSAPGTAPAERDGTDHDRVARAGGLLVIGTGRYHSSRLDDQLRGRAGRQGDPGGSVFFTSLQDDLVTRYAPDEESKASTGDEGLITDKGAHWIVGHAQRVAEGVDLELHRNTWRYNHLIGLQRREVLAERDAVLNGDAADRAMAADAPERHAELTAIAGADAVAGAARQIVLYQLDRCWAEHLAFLADLREGIHLRSLGRGLDPLIEFNREAVPAGKRLLADARKRSAAAFEALTASKDGVDLDSAGLKRPSATWTYLVHDNPFGSLDERALRGLIAMFRGRRR from the coding sequence ATGGCGCTGCGTGACCGGCTGCGGCGCCTCGTCCAGAAGCCCGGAAGCGTCGATCTGGCGCCGCTGCGCGCCCTGGTGGACGAGGCGGCGACGCGCGAGTCCCGCGTCCGGGAGCTGCCGGACGCGGAGCTGACCGCGGCCGCGTCCGCCCTCCGCGAGAAGGAGGACCTCGCGGAGCTGTGCGCCCTCGGCCGGGAGGCCGCGCGCCGGGCGCTGGGGGAGCGGCCCTTCGACGTGCAGCTCGTCGGGACGCTCGCACTGCTGTCCGGGCACGTCGCCGAGATGGCGACCGGCGAGGGCAAGACCCTGGCGGGCGCCCTGGCGGCGGCCGGGTACGCGCTGCGCGGCCACCGGGTCCACGTCATGTCGGTCAACGACTACCTGGCGCGGCGCGACGCCGAGTGGATGGGCCCGCTCTACGCGATGCTGGGCGTCACCGTCGGCTGGGTCGGCCAGTCGTCCACGCCCGCCGAGCGACGCGAGGCCTACCGGGCGGACGTGACGTACGCGCCGGTCAGCGAGGTCGGGTTCGATCTGCTCCGGGACCGGCTCGCCACCGGCGCCGCCGCCCGCGTGCTGCCCGAGCCGTCCGTCGCGCTGATCGACGAGGCCGACTCGGTGCTGGTGGACGAGGCCATGGTCCCGCTCGTGCTCGCGGGCGCCGACGACTCGGGCGGCGCCGACCCGCAGCACGCCGACCTGGTCCGCCGGCTGCGCCCCGGGCTGCACTACGCCACCGACGACGAGGCGCGCAACGTCCAGCTCACGGCCACCGGGGCGCGCGAGGTGGAACGCGTCCTCGGGCTCGACCTCTACGCGCCGGAGAACCTCGCCGTGCTCACCGCGGTGAACGTGGCCCTGCACGCGGAGGTCCTGCTGCACCGCGACGTGGACTACATCGTCCGGGACGGCGCGGTGAAGCTGGTCAGCGAGTCGCGGGGCCGGGTCGCCCTGCTGCAGCGCTGGCCGGACGGCCTGCAGGCGGCGGTCGAGGCGAAGGAGGCACTGGACGCCTCCCCGAGCGGGGAGATCCTCGACTCGATCACCGTGCAGGAGCTGATCGGGCGCTATCCCGTCCGGTGCGGCATGACGGGCACCGCGATGGCCGTCGCCGGGCAGCTGACCGAGTTCTACTCGCTGCGGATCGCGGTCGTCCCGCCGAACCGGCCGTGCGTTCGCGAGGACGAGCCGGACCGCCTCTACGCGACCGTCGCCGACAAGGAGGTCGCGATCGTCGAGGAGATCGCCGCCGCGCACGCCGGGGGCCGCCCGGTGCTGGTCGGGACGGGCGACGTCGCCGAGTCCGAGCGGCTCGCCCGCCGCCTGGCCCGCGCCGGGCTCGACCGGGTCGTCCTCAACGCCAAGAACGACGCCGAGGAGGCCGCGATCATCGCGGAGGCGGGCGCGCACGGCGCGATCACCGTCTCCACGCAGATGGCCGGCCGAGGCACCGACATCCGGCTGGGCGGCAGCCCCTCGCCGTCCGCACCGGGCACGGCCCCGGCGGAGCGGGACGGCACCGACCACGACCGGGTCGCGCGGGCCGGCGGCCTGCTGGTCATCGGGACGGGCCGCTACCACAGCAGCCGCCTGGACGACCAGCTCAGGGGGCGGGCAGGACGGCAGGGCGACCCCGGCGGCTCAGTGTTCTTCACCAGCCTCCAGGACGACCTCGTCACCCGCTACGCGCCGGACGAGGAGTCGAAGGCGTCCACCGGCGACGAGGGGCTCATCACCGACAAGGGCGCGCACTGGATCGTCGGCCACGCCCAGCGCGTCGCGGAGGGCGTGGACCTGGAACTGCACCGCAACACGTGGCGGTACAACCACCTGATCGGGCTCCAGCGGCGGGAGGTGCTCGCCGAGCGCGACGCCGTCCTGAACGGCGACGCCGCCGACCGGGCCATGGCGGCCGACGCCCCGGAGCGGCACGCCGAGCTCACCGCGATCGCGGGCGCGGACGCGGTGGCCGGCGCCGCGCGGCAGATCGTCCTGTACCAGCTGGACCGCTGCTGGGCCGAGCACCTGGCGTTCCTCGCCGACCTGCGCGAGGGCATCCACCTGCGGTCGCTCGGCCGCGGCCTGGACCCGCTGATCGAGTTCAACCGGGAGGCCGTCCCGGCGGGCAAGCGGCTCCTGGCCGACGCGCGGAAGCGGTCCGCGGCCGCCTTCGAGGCCCTCACCGCCTCGAAGGACGGCGTCGACCTCGACTCCGCCGGGCTGAAGCGGCCCTCGGCGACCTGGACCTACCTCGTCCACGACAACCCGTTCGGGTCCCTGGACGAGCGGGCCCTGCGCGGGCTGATCGCCATGTTCAGGGGCCGGCGGCGCTGA
- a CDS encoding TetR/AcrR family transcriptional regulator, with protein sequence MPVHDRPLTPAARRVLQVASELFYERGIGSVGMELIAAEAGVTKKTVYDRFGSKDALILAYLRARDERWRAFTTGRLAEVAGARDRVLATFDALGEWLATESGRGCSMVNACAELPDPSHPVHGLAAEQKAWVRALYADLVGDGVLADQLLMLHEGAVVAFSVAGVRDAAASARAAAEALVPRRLSAAGP encoded by the coding sequence ATGCCCGTGCACGACCGGCCCCTCACCCCCGCCGCCCGGCGGGTCCTCCAGGTCGCGAGCGAGCTCTTCTACGAGCGCGGCATCGGCTCGGTCGGCATGGAGCTGATCGCCGCCGAGGCGGGCGTCACGAAGAAGACCGTCTACGACCGGTTCGGCTCCAAGGACGCGCTGATCCTGGCCTACCTGCGGGCCCGCGACGAGCGGTGGCGCGCCTTCACGACCGGCCGGCTCGCCGAGGTCGCGGGCGCCCGCGACCGGGTCCTCGCCACGTTCGACGCCCTCGGAGAGTGGCTGGCCACCGAGTCCGGGCGCGGCTGCTCGATGGTGAACGCCTGCGCCGAGCTGCCCGATCCGTCCCACCCCGTCCACGGGCTGGCCGCCGAGCAGAAGGCGTGGGTCCGCGCCCTCTACGCGGACCTGGTGGGCGACGGCGTGCTGGCCGACCAGCTGCTCATGCTGCACGAGGGGGCGGTCGTCGCGTTCAGCGTCGCGGGCGTCCGTGACGCGGCGGCCTCCGCCCGCGCCGCCGCCGAGGCGCTCGTCCCCCGGCGGCTCAGCGCCGCCGGCCCCTGA
- a CDS encoding DEAD/DEAH box helicase, translated as MGGDVLERFSPATRAWFTGAFAAPTPAQAGAWESVAGGDNTLVVAPTGSGKTLAAFLWSLDRLGTETLPEDPLRRCRVLYVSPLKALAVDVERNLRAPLTGIRHAARRLGLPEPDVRVGMRSGDTPADERRRLAVRPPDILITTPESLFLILTSRARESLRGVETVIVDEVHAVAGTKRGAHLALSLERLDALLERPAQRIGLSATVRPADEVAAFLGGPRPAAVVQPRSEKVFELDIVVPVEDMGEVGRFVDDSGTADPRQRSIWPHVEDRLLDLIQAHRSTLVFANSRRLAERLCGRLNELAYERAAGESLPEDHSPAAAMAQAGAAKGAPSEIARAHHGSVSKEERAGIENALKEGRLPAVVATSSLELGIDMGAVDLVVQVESPPSVANGLQRVGRAGHQVGAVSKGVIFPKYRGDLVQTAVVAERMRGGEIEELRYPRNPLDVLAQQIVAMVSMDEWTVDDLESLVKRAAPYATLPRSALEASLDMLAGRYPSDEFGELRPRLVWDRVTGVLRDRPGAQRLAVTSGGTIPDRGLFGVFLVGEKTSRVGELDEEMVYESRVGDVFVLGASSWRIEDITPDRVLVSPAPGQPGKLPFWHGDTLGRPAELGRALGTFTRELAELSQQEAQARVTASGLDDWASANLVSYLTEQREATGHIPDDRTMVVERFRDELGDWRMVVHSPLGARVHAPWALAIAGRLRERYGVDAQAMHADDGIVIRIPDMDEPPGLDLAVFDADDIERVVVDELGGSALFAARFRECAARSLLLPRRRPDKRMPLWQQRQRAAQLLAVASKYPSFPIVLETMRECLQDVFDVPGLVQLMRDMSGRKVRMVEVETSEPSPYARSLLFHYVGAFMYEGDSPLAERRAQALALDSALLAELLGQADLRELLDPDAVAETERELQRLAADRRARDMEGVADLLRALGPLSTAEAAERTLPAGLGAQPDESAATAGDAEAAAAGDPVPGAVLVQVSRWLAELEATRRAIRVRIAGEERWAAIEDAGRLRDALGAPLPVGVPEAFLEPVDDPLGDLVSRYARTHGPFRAAEAAARFGLGVAVVVETLRRLSGAGRVVEGEFLPVGSVAGPLTTEWCDGGVLRMLRRRSLARLRAEVEPSPPESLGRFLPAWHGIAGGSRLRGIDALVQAIEQLQGAAVPASALESLVLPSRVPGYSPAMLDELTSAGEVVWAGQGGLPGGDGWVALYLADTAPLLMPAPAEITLTPVHQAALDALGDGGALFFRTLSDRVNKQADANDADLVTAVWDLVWAGHLTNDTLAPLRSALGSGRPTHRSRTTRRGRPVLPSRTGPPTVAGRWWPLPEREPTATLRSHALAEALLERYGIVIRGAVAAERTPGGFSAVYPVLRAFEETGRCRRGYFVEGLGAAQFALPGAVDRLRALRPAASAPDDISALWEAPRKPGVRALVLAAADPANPYGAALPWPERADEVASGHKPGRKAGALVVLVEGRLVLYVERGGRTLLTWDDDPDVLQPAVDALALSVREGALGKLTVERADGEAISDSPLAAALESAGFHPTPRGLRLRS; from the coding sequence ATGGGCGGTGACGTGCTCGAACGCTTCTCCCCGGCGACCCGCGCCTGGTTCACCGGGGCGTTCGCCGCACCCACCCCCGCGCAGGCCGGCGCCTGGGAGTCCGTCGCCGGCGGCGACAACACGCTGGTCGTGGCGCCGACCGGGTCCGGCAAGACCCTGGCGGCCTTCCTGTGGTCCCTCGACCGGCTCGGCACCGAAACCCTCCCCGAAGACCCGCTGCGCCGCTGCCGCGTCCTGTACGTGTCGCCGCTCAAGGCCCTCGCCGTGGACGTCGAGCGCAACCTGCGCGCCCCGCTGACCGGCATCCGCCACGCGGCGCGCCGCCTCGGCCTTCCCGAGCCGGACGTCCGCGTCGGGATGCGGTCGGGCGACACCCCGGCCGACGAGCGCCGCCGGCTGGCCGTCAGGCCGCCCGACATCCTGATCACGACCCCGGAGTCGCTGTTCCTGATCCTCACCTCGCGGGCGCGCGAGTCGCTGCGCGGGGTGGAGACCGTCATCGTCGACGAGGTGCACGCCGTGGCGGGCACCAAGCGCGGGGCGCATCTCGCGCTGTCCCTCGAACGGCTGGACGCGCTTCTGGAACGCCCCGCCCAGCGCATCGGCCTGTCGGCGACGGTACGTCCCGCGGACGAGGTGGCGGCGTTCCTGGGCGGGCCGAGGCCCGCCGCCGTCGTCCAGCCGCGTTCGGAGAAGGTGTTCGAACTCGACATCGTCGTCCCGGTGGAGGACATGGGCGAGGTCGGCCGGTTCGTCGACGACTCGGGGACGGCCGACCCCCGCCAGCGCAGCATCTGGCCCCACGTGGAAGACCGTCTGCTCGACCTCATCCAGGCGCATCGCTCGACGCTCGTGTTCGCCAACTCCCGGCGCCTGGCCGAGAGGCTGTGCGGGCGGCTGAACGAACTCGCCTACGAGCGCGCGGCCGGCGAATCCCTGCCCGAGGACCACTCCCCCGCGGCCGCGATGGCCCAGGCGGGTGCCGCCAAGGGGGCGCCCTCGGAGATCGCCAGGGCGCACCACGGCTCCGTCTCCAAGGAGGAGCGGGCCGGTATCGAGAACGCCCTGAAGGAGGGCCGCCTGCCCGCGGTCGTGGCGACGTCCAGCCTGGAACTGGGCATCGACATGGGCGCGGTGGACCTGGTCGTCCAGGTGGAGTCGCCGCCGTCGGTCGCCAACGGGCTCCAACGGGTCGGGCGCGCCGGCCACCAGGTCGGCGCCGTGTCCAAGGGCGTCATCTTCCCCAAGTACCGGGGCGACCTCGTGCAGACGGCCGTGGTGGCCGAACGCATGCGCGGCGGCGAGATCGAGGAGCTGCGCTACCCGCGCAACCCCCTCGACGTCCTCGCCCAGCAGATCGTCGCGATGGTCTCGATGGACGAGTGGACGGTCGACGACCTCGAATCCCTCGTCAAGCGGGCCGCCCCCTACGCCACGCTTCCCCGGTCGGCGCTGGAGGCGTCCCTGGACATGCTCGCCGGGCGCTACCCCAGTGACGAGTTCGGCGAGCTCCGCCCCCGCCTCGTCTGGGACCGCGTGACCGGCGTGCTGCGCGACCGTCCGGGCGCCCAGCGGCTCGCCGTGACCAGCGGTGGGACGATCCCCGACCGCGGCCTGTTCGGGGTGTTCCTCGTCGGCGAGAAGACGTCGCGCGTCGGTGAACTCGACGAGGAGATGGTGTACGAGTCGCGCGTGGGGGACGTGTTCGTCCTCGGTGCGAGCTCATGGCGGATCGAGGACATCACCCCCGACCGCGTACTCGTCTCCCCCGCGCCGGGCCAGCCCGGCAAGCTGCCGTTCTGGCACGGCGACACGCTGGGGCGTCCGGCCGAGCTGGGCCGCGCGCTCGGTACCTTCACCCGGGAGCTGGCCGAGCTCTCCCAGCAGGAGGCGCAGGCACGCGTCACCGCGTCGGGCCTGGACGACTGGGCCTCCGCCAACCTCGTCTCGTACCTGACCGAGCAGCGCGAGGCCACCGGTCACATCCCCGACGACCGGACGATGGTCGTCGAACGGTTCCGCGACGAACTCGGTGACTGGCGCATGGTCGTCCACTCGCCGCTGGGCGCGCGTGTGCACGCGCCCTGGGCGCTCGCCATCGCCGGTCGCCTGCGCGAGCGGTACGGCGTCGACGCGCAGGCCATGCACGCCGACGACGGCATCGTCATCCGCATACCGGACATGGACGAGCCACCCGGCCTCGACCTGGCCGTCTTCGACGCCGACGACATCGAGCGCGTCGTCGTCGACGAGCTGGGCGGCTCGGCGCTGTTCGCCGCCCGGTTCCGCGAGTGCGCGGCGCGCTCGCTGCTGCTCCCCCGCCGCCGCCCCGACAAGCGCATGCCCCTGTGGCAGCAGCGCCAGCGCGCCGCGCAGCTCCTGGCGGTGGCGAGCAAGTACCCGTCGTTCCCGATCGTGCTGGAGACCATGCGCGAGTGCCTGCAGGACGTGTTCGACGTCCCGGGCCTGGTCCAGCTCATGCGCGACATGTCCGGACGCAAGGTCCGCATGGTGGAGGTGGAGACCTCCGAGCCGTCCCCCTACGCGCGCTCCCTGCTGTTCCACTATGTCGGCGCGTTCATGTACGAGGGCGACTCGCCCCTGGCGGAGCGCCGCGCCCAGGCCCTCGCGCTCGACTCGGCGCTCCTCGCCGAACTGCTCGGCCAGGCCGATCTGCGCGAGCTGCTCGATCCCGACGCCGTCGCCGAGACCGAACGCGAGCTCCAGCGCCTCGCGGCCGACCGCCGTGCGCGCGACATGGAGGGCGTCGCCGATCTCCTGCGCGCCCTCGGCCCCCTGAGCACGGCGGAAGCCGCCGAGCGCACACTGCCCGCGGGCCTTGGCGCCCAACCGGACGAGAGCGCCGCCACGGCCGGTGACGCAGAGGCCGCCGCAGCGGGCGATCCCGTCCCGGGCGCGGTGCTCGTCCAGGTGTCGCGGTGGCTGGCGGAGCTGGAGGCGACGCGGCGGGCGATCCGGGTGCGGATCGCCGGGGAGGAGCGCTGGGCGGCGATCGAGGACGCCGGCCGCCTGCGGGACGCGCTCGGTGCGCCGCTGCCGGTGGGCGTCCCGGAGGCGTTCCTCGAACCGGTCGACGACCCGCTCGGCGACCTGGTCTCCCGGTACGCGCGCACGCACGGGCCGTTCCGGGCGGCCGAGGCCGCCGCGCGGTTCGGGCTGGGCGTCGCCGTGGTCGTCGAGACGCTGCGGCGGCTGTCGGGCGCGGGCCGGGTCGTCGAGGGCGAGTTCCTGCCGGTCGGGTCCGTGGCGGGCCCGCTGACGACCGAATGGTGCGACGGCGGCGTGCTGCGGATGCTGCGGCGGCGTTCCCTGGCGCGCCTGCGCGCCGAGGTCGAGCCGTCCCCGCCGGAGTCGCTCGGCCGGTTCCTGCCGGCCTGGCACGGCATCGCGGGCGGGTCGCGGCTGCGGGGCATCGACGCGCTCGTCCAGGCGATCGAGCAGTTGCAGGGCGCGGCGGTGCCCGCGTCCGCGCTGGAGTCGCTGGTCCTGCCGTCGCGGGTGCCCGGCTACTCCCCGGCCATGCTGGACGAGCTGACGTCGGCCGGCGAGGTCGTGTGGGCGGGCCAGGGAGGGCTGCCGGGCGGCGACGGCTGGGTGGCGCTGTACCTCGCCGACACCGCCCCGCTGCTCATGCCGGCCCCGGCCGAGATCACGCTCACGCCCGTGCACCAGGCCGCCCTCGACGCCCTCGGTGACGGAGGCGCGTTGTTCTTCCGCACGCTGTCCGACCGCGTGAACAAGCAGGCCGACGCGAACGACGCCGACCTCGTCACCGCCGTGTGGGACCTCGTCTGGGCCGGCCACCTCACCAACGACACCCTGGCCCCGCTGCGGTCCGCCCTCGGGTCGGGACGGCCGACGCACCGCTCCCGGACGACGCGGCGCGGACGTCCCGTCCTGCCGTCCCGGACGGGCCCGCCCACGGTCGCCGGGCGCTGGTGGCCGCTCCCCGAGCGCGAGCCCACCGCGACCCTGCGCTCGCACGCCCTCGCCGAGGCGCTCTTGGAGCGGTACGGCATCGTCATCCGCGGCGCCGTCGCGGCCGAACGCACCCCTGGCGGGTTCTCCGCCGTCTACCCGGTCCTGCGCGCGTTCGAGGAGACGGGGCGTTGCCGGCGGGGCTACTTCGTCGAGGGCCTCGGAGCCGCCCAGTTCGCGCTGCCGGGGGCCGTCGACCGCCTCCGCGCGCTCCGCCCGGCGGCCTCCGCACCGGACGACATCTCCGCCCTCTGGGAGGCGCCCCGCAAACCCGGGGTCCGCGCGCTCGTCCTGGCCGCGGCCGACCCCGCCAACCCCTACGGCGCCGCCCTACCCTGGCCGGAACGCGCCGACGAGGTCGCCAGCGGCCACAAGCCGGGCCGCAAGGCCGGCGCGCTCGTCGTGCTGGTCGAGGGACGCCTGGTCCTCTACGTCGAACGCGGCGGGCGGACGCTCCTGACCTGGGACGACGACCCGGACGTCCTGCAACCCGCCGTCGACGCCCTCGCCCTGTCCGTCCGCGAGGGGGCGCTCGGCAAGCTCACCGTGGAGCGCGCCGACGGCGAGGCGATCAGCGACTCCCCGCTGGCCGCCGCGCTGGAGTCGGCGGGCTTCCATCCCACGCCGCGCGGGCTGCGGCTGCGCTCCTGA
- a CDS encoding alpha/beta hydrolase produces the protein MSYVLLAMGLLFALTAANAYAPRRSPVLLAASFFVGWLTIELAPHVLVAWAAATALLAAFGGLDGWAGWTGLVLAVLGIAGVAATLAASRRTVVTLHDSGAPLELDPEGAPRYPLGHLIVPPLCLVPRKGVRVERNVVYRQEGRLRLKLDVFRPAGERADGELRPGLMQIHGGAWVIGDKREQGLPLLNHMAVQGWAGFNVNYRLSPRATWPEHLIDLKHFVAWYKEHAEEYGADPDFLCVTGGSAGGHLTAMVALTANVPEFQPGFEDADTTVQGAVPFYGFYNFFEPGTFPRPFGTTRLMERMVVKQPFAENQETYAKASPVTYLREDAPPFFVIHGSRDSLIPAVEARRFVERLREVSGSPVLYAEMQGAQHGFDVFPSYRTARVIEGVERYLTGLHRQYRQGRTPEVPDEVTRSLGEPSVG, from the coding sequence ATGTCTTACGTCCTCCTCGCCATGGGCCTCCTGTTCGCCCTGACGGCCGCCAACGCGTACGCCCCGCGGCGCAGCCCCGTCCTCCTGGCGGCGAGCTTCTTCGTGGGCTGGCTCACGATCGAACTGGCGCCGCACGTCCTGGTCGCCTGGGCCGCCGCCACGGCCCTGCTCGCGGCCTTCGGGGGACTGGACGGCTGGGCGGGCTGGACCGGGCTCGTCCTGGCGGTCCTCGGAATCGCGGGCGTCGCGGCCACCCTCGCTGCCTCCCGCCGGACGGTGGTCACCCTGCACGACAGCGGCGCTCCCCTCGAACTGGACCCGGAGGGCGCGCCGCGCTACCCGCTCGGGCACCTGATCGTTCCCCCGCTGTGCCTGGTGCCCCGCAAGGGCGTGCGGGTCGAACGCAACGTCGTGTACCGGCAGGAGGGCCGCCTGCGCCTGAAACTGGACGTCTTCCGCCCCGCCGGCGAACGCGCGGACGGGGAGCTGCGCCCGGGGCTCATGCAGATCCACGGCGGAGCCTGGGTGATCGGCGACAAGCGCGAGCAGGGGCTGCCGCTGCTCAACCACATGGCCGTGCAGGGATGGGCCGGCTTCAACGTCAACTACCGGCTCAGCCCGCGCGCCACCTGGCCGGAGCACCTGATCGACCTGAAACACTTCGTCGCCTGGTACAAGGAGCACGCCGAGGAGTACGGGGCGGACCCCGACTTCCTCTGCGTGACCGGCGGTTCGGCCGGCGGGCACCTCACCGCGATGGTGGCGCTGACCGCGAACGTCCCCGAGTTCCAGCCGGGCTTCGAGGACGCGGACACCACCGTCCAGGGCGCGGTCCCGTTCTACGGCTTCTACAACTTCTTCGAGCCGGGCACCTTTCCTCGCCCGTTCGGCACCACCCGCCTCATGGAACGGATGGTCGTCAAGCAGCCCTTCGCGGAGAACCAGGAGACGTACGCCAAGGCGTCCCCGGTCACCTACCTCCGCGAGGACGCACCACCCTTCTTCGTCATCCACGGCAGCCGCGACTCGCTCATCCCCGCGGTCGAGGCCCGCCGGTTCGTCGAGCGGCTCCGGGAGGTCTCCGGCTCGCCAGTCCTCTATGCGGAGATGCAGGGCGCCCAGCACGGGTTCGACGTCTTCCCCTCCTACCGGACCGCCCGGGTCATCGAAGGCGTCGAACGGTACCTGACGGGTCTGCACCGCCAGTACCGCCAGGGCCGCACCCCCGAGGTCCCCGACGAGGTGACGCGGTCCTTGGGAGAACCATCCGTCGGATAG
- a CDS encoding DUF3046 domain-containing protein, whose amino-acid sequence MRLTLFWDRMNQQFGEHYAESVAKDYVMAELGGRTIDQALADGESAKQVWQAVVATFDVPATLQ is encoded by the coding sequence GTGCGGCTAACACTCTTCTGGGATCGGATGAACCAGCAGTTCGGCGAGCACTATGCCGAGAGCGTGGCCAAGGACTACGTCATGGCCGAACTCGGCGGCCGCACCATCGACCAGGCCCTCGCCGACGGCGAGTCCGCCAAGCAGGTCTGGCAGGCCGTCGTCGCCACCTTCGACGTCCCCGCGACCCTGCAGTAG
- a CDS encoding glutathionylspermidine synthase family protein, translating to MRRVRSTPREGWAEKVEAHGLAFHRTAHPEHLTRPYWDESVHYVFDMDEVLALEGVVEELHRMCLDVVEHVVSTGRYHVLGIPDWVAPLIEESWRRGDPHLYGRFDLRYDGQGPAKLLEYNADTPTALVESAVVQWYWLQDTHPEDDQWNSIHERFVARWKEMAPTVDGGPVHFAWTTGDETGEEVMTIAYMQETAEEAGLPGVAIAMEDIGWDAARGRFVDLDEREIGTLCKLYPWEWIVAEPFGRSIPGTPTSWIEPIWKMVLSNKALLVLLWELFPGHPNLLPTYLNTPSNLTSYVQKPLLGREGASMRIVTPDGSEQRTQGDYGAEGYVFQEFCALPEFDGEHPVLGAWVVHDGAAGIGIRETSGLITDDTSSFVPHRIPL from the coding sequence GTGCGCCGTGTCCGTTCCACCCCGCGTGAGGGCTGGGCGGAGAAGGTCGAGGCGCACGGCCTGGCCTTCCACCGCACCGCGCACCCCGAGCATCTGACCCGGCCGTACTGGGACGAGTCGGTGCACTACGTCTTCGACATGGACGAGGTACTGGCCCTAGAAGGCGTCGTCGAGGAACTGCACCGGATGTGCCTGGACGTGGTGGAGCACGTCGTGTCCACCGGTCGCTACCACGTCCTCGGCATCCCCGACTGGGTGGCGCCCCTGATCGAGGAGTCGTGGCGACGCGGCGACCCGCACCTGTACGGGCGGTTCGACCTGCGCTACGACGGCCAGGGGCCCGCCAAGCTCCTGGAGTACAACGCCGATACGCCGACCGCGCTGGTGGAGAGCGCCGTCGTCCAGTGGTACTGGCTCCAGGACACCCATCCCGAGGACGACCAGTGGAACTCCATCCATGAGCGGTTCGTGGCGCGCTGGAAGGAGATGGCGCCCACCGTGGACGGCGGGCCCGTCCACTTCGCCTGGACGACCGGTGACGAGACCGGCGAGGAGGTCATGACGATCGCCTACATGCAGGAGACCGCCGAGGAGGCGGGCCTGCCGGGTGTGGCGATCGCCATGGAGGACATCGGCTGGGACGCCGCGCGCGGGCGGTTCGTCGACCTCGACGAGCGGGAGATCGGGACGCTCTGCAAGCTCTACCCCTGGGAGTGGATCGTCGCCGAGCCGTTCGGGCGCAGCATCCCGGGGACGCCCACGTCCTGGATAGAGCCGATCTGGAAGATGGTGCTCTCCAACAAGGCGCTGCTCGTCCTGCTCTGGGAGCTGTTCCCGGGCCACCCCAATCTGCTGCCCACCTACCTCAACACCCCGTCGAACCTGACGTCCTATGTGCAGAAGCCGTTGCTCGGGCGGGAGGGCGCGAGCATGCGCATCGTCACGCCGGACGGTTCCGAGCAGCGGACCCAGGGCGACTACGGCGCGGAGGGGTACGTCTTCCAGGAGTTCTGCGCGCTGCCGGAGTTCGACGGCGAGCACCCCGTGCTCGGCGCGTGGGTGGTCCACGACGGGGCCGCCGGGATCGGTATCAGGGAGACGTCCGGACTCATCACCGACGACACGTCGTCGTTCGTCCCGCACCGCATCCCGTTGTAG